A window of Pseudomonas putida genomic DNA:
GCCGGGGTGCAGTGGGCGATGTCGATGTGCTTGCCTTCGTGCTCGACGAACAACTTGCCGCGGCTGACGGTGTTAAGGCCGTTGATGCAGCGCAGCAAACTCGACTTGCCCGAACCGGACAGGCCCATCAGCACGCAAATCTCGCCCTTCTGGATATCCAGGTTGGCCTTCTCGACGCCCACCACCAGGCCGGTCTGCTTGAGGATCTGCTCGCGGGTCTGGCCCTTGTCGAGCAGGGCCAGCGCTTCGCGCGGCTTGTTGGAGAAGATGACGTCGACGTCTTCGAAACGAATGATGCTCATGCTTCACCCCTTACCGGCAGGTCCGGTTGCTTGCAGATACGGTCGAGCATGATCGCCAGCAGCACGATCGCCAGGCCCGCTTCGAAGCCCAGGGAAATATCGGCGGTGTTCAGTGCGTTGACCACAGGTTTGCCCAAGCCGTCAGCACCGACCAGGGCGGCAATCACCACCATCGACAGCGACAGCATGATGCACTGGGTAACGCCGGCGGCGATGCTGGGCATCGCGTGCGGCAGTTCGATACGGGTGAGCAGCTGGCGCCGCGAGCAGCCAAAGGCCTTGCCGGCGTCCATCAGCTCCTGCGGGACGTCGCAGATGCCCAGGTAGGTGAGACGGATCGGCGCGGCGATGGCGAACACCACCGTCGAGATCAGCCCCGGTACCACACCCAGGCCGAACAGGGTCAGGGTGGGGATCAGGTAGACGAATGTAGGTACCGTCTGCATCAGGTCGAGTACCGGGCGCATGGCGGTATAGAACATCGGTTTGTGCGCGGCGACGATGCCCAGTGGCACGCCGATGGCCACGCACACCACCGTGGCGAAGGTGACCTGCGCCAGGGTTTCCATGGTTTCCTGCCAGTAACCCAGGTTGAGGATCAGCAGGAACGACAGGGCGACGAATGCGGTCAGCGCCCACTTGCGCTGGATGAAATGCGCCAGGGCGGCGAACAGCGCGATGAGCACGAATGGATTGAAGAAAGTCAGGGCACTGGTGACACCATGGATCATGAATTCCAGGCCTTGCGCGATGGCGTCGAAGTAACTCGCGCCGTTCTGGGTCAGCCACTCGACGAACGACGCGATGTACTGGCCCAGGGGTATTTTCTGATCGATAAGCATGATAGCGAGCTTCCACCTGCATAGATTGAAATCAACCCGGGGCGGGCACGGGCCTGCCCCGAGGTAGCGCTATTTCGTTATTGCGTCAGCTTGGCCTTGGCCGCCTCAAGGCCGGGTTTGCCATCCACGGTGGTTACGCCGGCCAGCCAGGCATCCAGTTTGCCAGGGTTGTCCTTGAGCCACTTCTTGGCCGCCGCCTCGGGTTTCATCTTGTCGTCCAGGACATAGCCCATCATGGTGCTTTCATCCTTGAGCTCGAACGACAGGTTCTTCAACAGCTGGCCAACGTTGCTGCATTCCTGCACATAGCCCTTGCGGGTGTTGGTCAATACGGTCGCCTTGCCGAAGTCGGGGCCGAAGAACTCGTCCCCGCCGGTCAGGTACTGCATCTTGAAGCGGGTGTTCATCGGGTGCGGTTCCCAGCCGAGGAACACCACTGCCTCGCCGCGTTTCTGCGCGCGGTCGACCTGCGACAGCATGCCGGCCTCGCTGGACTGGACGATCTTGAAGCCGGCGTCCTTCAGGCCGAAGGCGTTCTTGTCGATCATGCTCTGGATGGTGCGGTTGCCATCGTTGCCGGGTTCGATGCCGTAGATCTTGCCGTCCAGTTCCTGCTTGAACTTGGGAATGTCGCTGAAATCCTTCAGGCCCTTGTCATACAGCGCCTGGGGCACGGCCAGGGTGTACTTGGCGTTTTCCAGGTTGGCGCGCACGGTTTCTACCGTACCGGCGTCGCGGTACTGCTTGATGTCGTTCTCCATGGTCGGCATCCAGTTGCCGAGAAACACGTCCAGGTCCTTGCCGGTGGCCAGCGACTTGTAGGTCACCGGTACCGAGATCATGGTGGTGTGGGTCTTGTAACCCAGTGCTTCGAGCACAACGCTGGTGGTCGCGGTGGTGACCGTGATGTCGGTCCAGCCGACATCAGAGAAGCGTACCGTCTGGCATTGCTCGGGTTCGGCGGCCTGGGCCAGCAAAGGCGCGGACAGCAACGCAACCAGCAACAGCGAGGGTGAACCTTTCATGGATGGACTCCTGTGGATTTTGTCTTCGGGTTCGCGTGGTCGCCGGGCTTTCTGAGTGTCCGGTCGACAAGGCCTGCAGAGGGCAGGATGCGTGGCCGTGCTTTACGAGTCGCTTTCGATAATCCTCCAGCGCCGGGCAATCGCCTACTGGTAGGGTCGTAACCAGTACGGAACGGGTCGTATCCAGTATGGGCGATGTCGCTTATGGATTTTTCCACCCCCTCCGCCGCATTTTTACGTCACCAGGCCACCGGAAAGCGGCGTGGCAAAGGCCACTCCCCGGTAGAAAACAGCGCGGCGCTGCTGGACAAAAGTACGTCGGTTGCAGACGGCGAGGGGGGCGGCAAAAGCCCGATGATGCGTGCATTCAAGGCGGCCTGCTGCTTCAGCCTAGCAGCTGCCCCGCCCTGCGCATGGCGCGCAGAGACAAGCCCAGCAAGAGGTGATTCGACAATGGCCATCAGCGTGTTCGACCTGTTCAAGATCGGTGTCGGGCCCTCCAGCTCCCACACCGTCGGCCCCATGCGTGCTGGCGCCCTGTTCGTCCAGGGCCTGCGCGAACGCGGCGAGCTGGAACGTGTGAAGCGGATCGAAGTGCGCCTGTATGGCTCGCTATCGGCCACCGGTGTCGGTCATGGCACCGACAATGCCACCATCATGGGCTTGATGGGCGAGTGGCCTGACGCCATCGACCCGACCCAGATCGTGCCGCGTATTGCCGACCTGCGTGAAACCAACACCCTGCAGCTGGACAACCGCCTGCCCATCGAATTCGTCTGGGCCCGCGACATGCTGCTGCTGGACGAGAACCTGCCGTACCACCCCAACGCCATGACCCTGATTGCCGAAGGCGAGCAGGGCGAGCTGCACCGCGACACTTATTACTCGGTGGGTGGCGGCTTCGTGGTCGACGCCGCCCAGGCCGCCAGCGGCGTGCTGGATGCCGACCAGACGGTGCTGCCGTACGATTTCAACAGCGCCGCTGAACTGCTGCGCCTGTGCAAGCAAAACGACCTCAGCGTGTCGCAATTGATGATGGCCAACGAGAAGGTCTGGCGCAGCGAGGAAGAGATCCGGGCCGGCCTGCACAAGCTCTGGGAAGCCATGCAGGAATGCGTCAACAATGGCCTCAAGTACGAGGGCACGTTGCCCGGCGGGTTGAACGTGCGCCGCCGCGCCGCCAAGCTGCACCGCAGCCTGCAGGAAATCGGCAAGCCCAACGTCATCGGCTCGACCATGAGCGCCATGGAGTGGGTCAACCTGTTCGCCCTGGCGGTCAACGAAGAAAATGCCGCCGGCGGGCGCATGGTCACCGCGCCGACCAATGGCGCAGCGGGCATCATCCCGGCGGTGTTGCACTACTACATGCGCTTCAGCGATGCGGTGAACGAGTCCAGCGTGGTCGACTTCTTCCTCGCTGCTGCCGCGGTGGGCATCCTGTGCAAGAAGAATGCATCGATCTCGGGTGCCGAAGTGGGCTGTCAGGGTGAAGTCGGTTCGGCTTGCGCCATGGCTGCGGCGGGCCTTGCCGAAGTGCTGGGTGCCACCCCGCCCCAGGTGGAGAACGCTGCCGAGATCGCCCTGGAACACAACCTGGGCCTGACCTGCGACCCGGTCGGCGGGTTGGTGCAGGTGCCGTGCATCGAGCGCAACGCAATTGCTGCGGTAAAGGCCATCAACGCGGTACAGATGGCCCTGCGTGGTGACGGCGAGCACTTCATTTCCCTCGACCAGGTGATCCGCACCATGCGCGATACCGGGGCCGACATGCACGACAAGTACAAAGAGACCTCGCGTGGTGGTCTGGCGGTCAGTGCTATCGAATGCTGATAGTCTGATTTGACCTAAAGGTCCTCTTCGCGGGCACGCCCGCTCCCACAGGAACTGCGCAATCCCTGTGGGAGCGGGCGTGCCCGCGAAGGGGCCCTCGAGATTGAAACAGGTGCAGCACAGCCACAAATGTCTCTTTATGGTGCAGTGCGACGCATACCGATCGTCGGGTGTCGTTATCAATGTGGGCATTGTCGGTGACACTAAAGAGTGTCGTTTCTGGGCATCCTAGACTGCGCCTGTCACCAAATTGCTCAGCCGTTACACGCGCAACGCCTAGCACGCCCGTTCTACAGAGATTGGCCGGCTCGACCAAAGCACCTGATTTGCCTGATATAGGCGTCGTTTTCAGGTTTTTTTGGATAGGCGTTCAATTTCCGGCACGGCGTTTGCGTTGAGATTGGCACCAAGGCCCCTGCACATGAAACCGGGGCCATACATAACAAGAAATCAGTGCCCGCCTGAGGCACACCCTGCATTTGTGTGAGGAGAAATCGCGATGACGTCGTACACCTCCGGGAACCCAACCCAGAACCGCACAGCCCCCCAGTCCATCGGGTTTCTCCTATTGGACAATTTCACCCTGATTTCCCTGGCATCGGCCGTCGAGCCGCTGCGCATGGCCAACCAGCTATCCGGCCGCGAGCTGTACCGCTGGCACACCCTCACCGTCGATGGCGGCCAGGTGTGGGCCAGCGATGGTTTGCAGATCACTCCGGACGCGGCGATGCACAGCGCCCCACCTATCGACACCGTGATCGTCTGCGGTGGCGTCGGCATCCAGCGCACCGTTACCCGTGAGCATGTCACCTGGTTGCAAGCCCAGGCCCGGCAGTCGCGCCGCCTTGGTGCAGTGTGTACCGGCAGCTGGGCACTGGCCTGCGCTGGTCTGCTCGATGGCTTTGATTGCAGTGTGCATTGGGAATGCCTGGCGGCCATGCAGGAGGCCTATCCACGGGTCAACATGAGCACCCGCCTGTTCACCCTCGACCGCAACCGCTTCACCAGCTCCGGCGG
This region includes:
- the choW gene encoding choline ABC transporter permease subunit, whose translation is MMLIDQKIPLGQYIASFVEWLTQNGASYFDAIAQGLEFMIHGVTSALTFFNPFVLIALFAALAHFIQRKWALTAFVALSFLLILNLGYWQETMETLAQVTFATVVCVAIGVPLGIVAAHKPMFYTAMRPVLDLMQTVPTFVYLIPTLTLFGLGVVPGLISTVVFAIAAPIRLTYLGICDVPQELMDAGKAFGCSRRQLLTRIELPHAMPSIAAGVTQCIMLSLSMVVIAALVGADGLGKPVVNALNTADISLGFEAGLAIVLLAIMLDRICKQPDLPVRGEA
- a CDS encoding choline ABC transporter substrate-binding protein, yielding MKGSPSLLLVALLSAPLLAQAAEPEQCQTVRFSDVGWTDITVTTATTSVVLEALGYKTHTTMISVPVTYKSLATGKDLDVFLGNWMPTMENDIKQYRDAGTVETVRANLENAKYTLAVPQALYDKGLKDFSDIPKFKQELDGKIYGIEPGNDGNRTIQSMIDKNAFGLKDAGFKIVQSSEAGMLSQVDRAQKRGEAVVFLGWEPHPMNTRFKMQYLTGGDEFFGPDFGKATVLTNTRKGYVQECSNVGQLLKNLSFELKDESTMMGYVLDDKMKPEAAAKKWLKDNPGKLDAWLAGVTTVDGKPGLEAAKAKLTQ
- a CDS encoding L-serine ammonia-lyase translates to MAISVFDLFKIGVGPSSSHTVGPMRAGALFVQGLRERGELERVKRIEVRLYGSLSATGVGHGTDNATIMGLMGEWPDAIDPTQIVPRIADLRETNTLQLDNRLPIEFVWARDMLLLDENLPYHPNAMTLIAEGEQGELHRDTYYSVGGGFVVDAAQAASGVLDADQTVLPYDFNSAAELLRLCKQNDLSVSQLMMANEKVWRSEEEIRAGLHKLWEAMQECVNNGLKYEGTLPGGLNVRRRAAKLHRSLQEIGKPNVIGSTMSAMEWVNLFALAVNEENAAGGRMVTAPTNGAAGIIPAVLHYYMRFSDAVNESSVVDFFLAAAAVGILCKKNASISGAEVGCQGEVGSACAMAAAGLAEVLGATPPQVENAAEIALEHNLGLTCDPVGGLVQVPCIERNAIAAVKAINAVQMALRGDGEHFISLDQVIRTMRDTGADMHDKYKETSRGGLAVSAIEC